CAGTTTGACTTCACCCGCTCTGAACATCGTGCCAATTTCAGTGATTGTGGCTATCACGGTGGCAATGACGATGACGAGCAAACCAAGGTGTTCGACCAGCGCCAGCGACTTGCGATTGAAATCACGAAAATTATTAATGGCCATGCGAGCTCCTGTTTCAATTTGGCTGAGGTCGCTGCTTCTAAATGCGGCTCTGCGAAGATGTGATTTTACTGGAATGCCCTGATCAACGCCATAAAACAGTTTAGCTGTATTTGGTGTTGATCGGGCTTGAATCAAAGGCTGTTTTTCTTGTCATCAATCTTGCACAGGGAGTGCTGACTTAACGTGTTAGTCCAGCATAAAGCAACGGAAGTTTTTCCGGTAACCGTTCCACGTGATCCACCACCATAAAATTCTTGGCTCCGAAAATACGTGATACATACTGGTCTGCACGTGGGTCGAGGCTCATACAGTACGTCACAATTCCGGATCGCCCCGCTTCTTCAACGGCCTTTTTGGTGTCGTGGCGCAGGTATTGTGGATCACGCACATCCACGTCAGCAGGTTCTCCATCAGTGATCACCAGCATCAATTTCTTGGTTGAACGCTGCATTTTGAGATAATGACTCGCATGGCGAATTGCGCTACCCATACGGGTAGAGAGTTGGCCGGTCATGCCTGCCAGTTTGGCTTTAGGTTCGTCATTGTATGGCTGATCGAAATCTTTGAAGCGGAAGTATTCGACATTGTGCCTGCCATCTGAACAGAAACCATGAATAGCAAAGGGGTCGCCGATCTTGCTAATCGCATCGGAAAGCAATACACAAGCCTGGCGGGTTAGTTCAAGCACGGAAAATTCCTGGCCTGCTACTTTGTCGTTAGTGGATTCTGAGAGATCCAGCAATACCATCACTGAAATATCCCTTACTTTGCGTACAGAGCGCATCATGATACGTGGGTCTGGTTGTTGTCCCATACGGATGTCGATCATGGAGCGGATAGCGGCATTGATATCCACCTCATCACCGTCTTCCAGCTTGCGTATGCGTTGCACGCCCTGGGGCTGCATTGCATCCAGCAAAAATTTCATGCGCGAAATAACGCGCTTGTGTTGCGCAGTAATGTCGTTAATGATTTGCAAGTCACCTGACTTGGCCCGCTTTTCCAGCACGGTAGCCCAACTTGGGCGCTCCAGCTGAATCTGGTAATCCCACTCAGAGTAGTGGAAAGGCTCAGAAACGGGTTCCTTGCCTTCCATCTGATTATAAGACAATCCCATATCCTCATAAGGAAACAGCTCGGTACCGAGTGTCCAGATTTCCTGTGCATCATCTCCTGCAAGCTCGGTGTCGATCTCGTTGACCATTTCCATCAAGGTGACGCGTTTGCGCAACTGCTTGGGCGAATCAAATCCGGCAGCGAGGGATTTATTGAAATCGAACTCCTCAAACTCCCAGAAGTAACGGTTGTCGTCAAGGTAAGGTGCAGTCAAAATATCAGTGCGAGGGTTAAACGGGATACGTTTTTCCATAAAAGCATGGGCAAGTGTGACGCCAATATCCCATGAAATCTGATTGCTTTGAAATTGGTCCGCGCCTTCCTTGAACAGCGTACGACCTTGCGCTATCCAGGGGTCATTGTCTTCGTA
The genomic region above belongs to Sulfurirhabdus autotrophica and contains:
- a CDS encoding nitric oxide reductase activation protein NorD translates to MSINLDDYKEILDELTPESQETLRSAWVEAAKIFSPQGLDHYLKGALALRRLGRGCELVATWLDEAPQVAKEVGEDVVADLIQTAMNLSSKTSGAVIELMLATAPTAAKRLGDGQLFVKYLQFLSLLVAQAPRGVRPMLDNLEVLFNQLTLGGLRRWALWGAQAHRTDYPEQVLYFGLQSKESLAVLQNERKGTLFIDVQRRINMYLRALWARDFFMRPTSGDFEKRDGYKPFIEGYFIHVPDAFDDYEGIPGLELYRAASAHCAAHLVYTRDPISAESINPWQMAVISVIEDARVQALSIQGFPGLKQIWSQFHSANPAQSASAGDYLNRLSRALLDDKYEDNDPWIAQGRTLFKEGADQFQSNQISWDIGVTLAHAFMEKRIPFNPRTDILTAPYLDDNRYFWEFEEFDFNKSLAAGFDSPKQLRKRVTLMEMVNEIDTELAGDDAQEIWTLGTELFPYEDMGLSYNQMEGKEPVSEPFHYSEWDYQIQLERPSWATVLEKRAKSGDLQIINDITAQHKRVISRMKFLLDAMQPQGVQRIRKLEDGDEVDINAAIRSMIDIRMGQQPDPRIMMRSVRKVRDISVMVLLDLSESTNDKVAGQEFSVLELTRQACVLLSDAISKIGDPFAIHGFCSDGRHNVEYFRFKDFDQPYNDEPKAKLAGMTGQLSTRMGSAIRHASHYLKMQRSTKKLMLVITDGEPADVDVRDPQYLRHDTKKAVEEAGRSGIVTYCMSLDPRADQYVSRIFGAKNFMVVDHVERLPEKLPLLYAGLTR